A single Candidatus Thalassolituus haligoni DNA region contains:
- a CDS encoding outer membrane beta-barrel protein has product MFKSLITLITTATISLIATTASAADQRGWFVGGEFGRTHIELTNKLNSSLTADDNTALFGVYGGYNFTHWFGLEMHINRAPGFQAEGSSTEYTLSGVAITPRFQLLLTDNIGLYARFGLQHFDLAIDDSHSNSDSWDGFGAVFGGGVQYLFNSGVAVRLEHSRASMDLDQTWEDDGSYYYYAEDSIELDYSATSVGVHYQF; this is encoded by the coding sequence ATGTTCAAGTCACTCATTACGCTAATCACTACGGCCACCATAAGCTTGATAGCAACAACAGCATCCGCCGCCGATCAGCGCGGCTGGTTTGTTGGTGGTGAATTTGGTCGTACTCATATTGAGTTGACCAATAAATTAAACAGCTCACTGACGGCAGACGACAACACCGCGTTGTTTGGTGTTTATGGTGGTTACAACTTCACCCATTGGTTTGGCCTTGAAATGCACATCAACCGGGCACCAGGATTTCAGGCTGAAGGCTCGTCCACAGAATATACACTGTCAGGCGTAGCCATAACGCCCCGTTTTCAGCTGCTGTTAACCGACAATATTGGCCTTTACGCACGCTTTGGACTTCAGCATTTCGATCTGGCGATCGACGATTCTCATTCAAATTCAGATTCCTGGGATGGCTTCGGTGCTGTATTTGGCGGCGGCGTCCAGTATCTGTTTAATAGTGGTGTTGCTGTACGCCTGGAACATAGCCGTGCTTCGATGGATCTGGATCAAACCTGGGAAGACGACGGCAGTTATTATTACTACGCCGAAGACAGTATCGAGCTGGACTACAGCGCAACGTCAGTCGGTGTTCACTACCAATTCTGA
- the fghA gene encoding S-formylglutathione hydrolase, with translation MEMISQNKSFDGWHKQYRHRSEVLNCEMRFAIYLPPQAVQGQDVPVLYWLSGLTCSDENFMQKAGAQRVAADLGIAIVAADTSPRGDGVANADQYDLGQGAGFYVNATQQPWSKHYRMYDYIVSELPALIEATFPVTSKRAISGHSMGGHGALTIALKNPAMFSSVSAFSPISNPVNCPWGQQAFTAYLGKDRELWKQHDASELMKSAEVRIPALVDQGEADNFLVEQLKPEALQAAAEASDYPLTLRLHAGYDHSYYFIASFIEEHLRFHAEYLGD, from the coding sequence ATGGAAATGATCAGTCAGAACAAGAGCTTCGACGGTTGGCACAAACAGTATAGACATCGCTCCGAGGTACTGAACTGTGAGATGCGCTTTGCGATTTATCTGCCGCCGCAGGCGGTGCAGGGTCAGGATGTACCGGTGTTGTACTGGTTGTCGGGACTGACCTGCAGTGATGAAAACTTTATGCAGAAAGCCGGTGCCCAACGAGTGGCGGCGGATCTGGGTATTGCCATTGTGGCAGCGGATACCAGTCCCCGTGGCGACGGTGTGGCCAATGCGGATCAGTACGACTTGGGTCAGGGGGCCGGGTTTTATGTCAATGCGACCCAGCAGCCCTGGAGCAAGCACTATCGCATGTACGATTACATCGTCAGTGAGCTGCCAGCGTTGATTGAGGCAACGTTTCCGGTGACGTCGAAGCGGGCTATTTCCGGTCATTCGATGGGCGGCCATGGGGCGTTGACGATTGCGCTGAAAAATCCGGCGATGTTTTCATCGGTATCGGCGTTCAGCCCGATCAGTAATCCGGTGAACTGTCCCTGGGGTCAGCAAGCGTTTACTGCGTATTTGGGTAAGGATCGTGAGTTGTGGAAACAGCATGATGCCAGTGAGTTGATGAAAAGCGCTGAAGTACGTATTCCGGCGCTGGTGGATCAGGGCGAAGCGGATAACTTTCTGGTGGAGCAATTAAAACCGGAAGCGTTGCAAGCCGCTGCGGAAGCAAGTGATTACCCACTGACGTTACGGCTGCATGCTGGTTACGACCACAGTTATTACTTTATTGCCTCGTTTATTGAAGAGCACTTGCGGTTTCATGCCGAATATCTGGGTGACTGA